Proteins from one Xiphophorus hellerii strain 12219 chromosome 8, Xiphophorus_hellerii-4.1, whole genome shotgun sequence genomic window:
- the sec16a gene encoding protein transport protein Sec16A isoform X1: MQPTPRAGPPRAGPPRASMPNMTGRIRPQKHATAVTATMPPPTQPITDPFAFGRAPPPMAAGGLPTIPNSSPPQMQTPPNAMYSQLGSGLPPQPQLLENVPAAVAGPPAQPLSGVTLFTPQGTPSAGVFPSPSPTGYTSANSEQDYFNSRDPTATMSTDASHTSPATSNTLFNQDFQAHHLGHPLPFQPLPTSSSSTQWAPDHSSRPPSVQNYFQPTVDPPARPSNIPPQTQMYPSHSQSPHHSAPTPQAYSGHPQIHPPAPLQNPVAAASSLLPDPNGPQHLNSHFQTQSYFSQSSAPHDLWFNQPVQDAGYHQMGTGLSHHQPPIDSTGSPHVSSTGPSSVCQPGPSSVPVTDVYGQESGTISMFFKGSDVENEETLADERNKTLNGVAGSFQNNSNPPSHSSHSDLTVDYHGVSVPDHSRLPYMNESSHPLQGHIQKLPDNDFDHVENLECVPNQEVLPNEFSSGAAAAIAACNPVDQFETGPNLETPDSVPRPMRSASVSSNYSNLSHGSGTDPRRHQGVEGTFIQQESPRLADNPNTSSAAAAAAAAGGYFEQIDTSPSGDVGVQGSVEHMWHPTPSPPKPTGIFQASANSSFEPVRSHGVGVRPAEVDRAKMVAEGGSDSISGNLEQPPDNMENIYGPGQASASAPGDVLSSQTHSVVHPHSRPSSRAFGANRPCESPATTLWAQNDPTSLGTNILLAPAAPPVLAPLREPSADVIQPPEDCPLDLQASQRVQTASQQHSENLENPPKVSDAEPADSQSGLGYASLLVSGSLHQPVLIAPPVSNYSVIPPSIPTPSSTQTNHGEVVSPERPPAQGLGASISLPSALSSKQNPLFSSGSAAFCSSAPNQGPLNLTRDKTVGATSEITTPPLSQPVHPPLSRGQSLGAESHSTVNSQPVSLVTASVSNHNQTLNYELLDFSMHQSHGQSQAYGQPSSLHESSQSSNGFYLQVTKDAQQGVRDGGNLSIQTVISTSTSQAPPGPPPAAPNTQQTQSEPPKTSNSQVALQGQRDAPAVPVSGAQPSQGQYSTPAQGPAGGNAPPPAAPGVCPPGTQGAVPQGDSQAVPAEAPRPPSSAGSHQGYVHPPPPPGSGQMYSSYYGNYGEYADSRGQYPPGQYPPPPGDPRMQQYYQDANYRGRGDPWYGRYDGQNPGYRDPNYQYREPQSDRPSSRTSQYSDRPSSRQGYSEDYQRQNRSAYGEYYADYPKHYDYRGYNYGQYDQRYRGYYDQSYWSYYNDAYRNGYYNQQYPSRKDGYDDQWQYYPGYDRSFDDDNVRGRDPYGDDFDRRSVHSERSAHSVHSSTSHHSRRSSFSSRSQQSQVYRSQPDLVSAVYDTTQSTLPVDYSYGQYPNQTDATQNYSQYMYPSEYTADSTWIAPEQPPPRPATPEKFTMPHRCARFGPGGHLIQVLPNLPSAGQPALVEIHNMETMLQDTADQAELRGFPGPLIKEETHKVDVIKFSQNKAMECSRDNNLLDRDSARLLWDFIVLLCRQNGTVVGTDIADLLLKEHRSVWLPGKSPNEANLIDFNNEPLARAEEEPGAGPLSLLSDTFMIVPENIGKETERFRELLLFGRKKDALEAAMKGGLWGHALLLASKMDNRTHARVMTRFANSLPMNDPLQTMYQLMSGRMPASATCCGEEKWGDWRPHLAMVLSNLTHNMDLDTRTITTMGDTLASKGLTDAAHFCYLMAQVGLGVYTKKSTKLVLLGSNHSLAFNQFATNEAIQRTEAYEYAQSLGSQPCSLPNFQVFKLIYACRLAESGLSAQAFHYCEVIAKTVLMHASYYSPVFISQIIQMSEKLRFFDPQLKERPEQELFIEPEWLIRLKQLDGQIRTGVITYNRDRSTPAQFDCISESSDLEPQSPPEPYSMHLEVDGQAPDNQLMSSLMPGPQPQAVQLMPPAPSSILHEGVAPAQLPPSSDVPQFYPVSPSGPPGQIPMPGFPPQDPGVAHPPFHHQHEQAYLGAHQQFVPSPQEGQMSPHMFPSQVPHSPVQMTHPPFQMPQHMPPSPGYMAPMEQPPPPHPEMHPTHPISSSPRRSSFTPQMDLYDHMAIMGPRRSRTTSQSSMHLPSGRSSRRASESSTHSGGRERSNSAVKQASPPPPSIPEQPRKEEARKAKKDSPEKSKGWSFWPFGKRKNEAHLPDDKNPSIVWDEKKNRWVDLNEPEEESKPPPPPPTGFPKMPQMPGPGGPTAPPGAGSAVNMFSRKAGTRSRYVDVLNPSGTAKPSGVAPAPVDLFAPLAPMPMPANLFVPSSAPSDQQPREGSEGGNQEQNSPSSSAPPQVFNPTLLPPAPEGPPVPDGSQSGELSRSSSMSSLSREVSQHLNQSHPNQGTTPAGGVTFYNPTQFSQTSAPSGGGQRSSRLGQRQYPVYK, from the exons ATGCAACCAACCCCTCGGGCTGGACCTCCTCGGGCTGGACCACCCCGGGCCTCGATGCCTAATATGACAGGCAGAATAAGGCCTCAGAAGCATGCAACAGCAGTGACAGCTACTATGCCGCCTCCTACCCAGCCCATAACGGACCCTTTTGCTTTTGGCAGAGCTCCACCTCCCATGGCTGCAGGTGGTCTTCCTACAATACCTAACAGCAGCCCACCACAAATGCAAACTCCACCTAATGCCATGTACTCTCAGCTTGGTTCTGGACTCCCTCCACAACCGCagttacttgaaaatgttccaGCTGCAGTGGCTGGTCCCCCAGCACAACCTCTGTCAGGGGTGACTTTATTCACCCCTCAGGGTACACCGTCTGCTGGTGTTTTCCCATCTCCAAGTCCCACAGGATATACATCGGCTAATAGTGAACAGGACTATTTTAATTCAAGAGATCCAACTGCAACTATGTCCACAGATGCATCACATACGTCACCAGCAACTAGTAATACACTTTTTAACCAGGATTTTCAGGCACATCATCTTGGTCATCCTTTGCCTTTTCAACCCCTTCCAACTTCATCTTCATCTACTCAGTGGGCTCCTGATCACTCAAGCCGGCCTCCCTCAGTTCAAAACTATTTCCAACCAACTGTTGATCCACCAGCACGGCCCTCAAATATACCACCACAGACCCAGATGTACCCCTCCCACAGCCAGTCACCCCACCACAGTGCCCCCACCCCTCAAGCCTACTCTGGACATCCCCAAATTCACCCCCCTGCTCCTCTTCAGAACCCTGTAGCAGCTGCCAGCTCTTTGTTGCCTGACCCAAATGGACCCCAGCACCTCAACTCACATTTCCAAACCCAGAGTTATTTCAGTCAGAGCTCTGCGCCCCATGACTTGTGGTTCAACCAACCAGTGCAGGACGCCGGCTACCACCAAATGGGTACCGGCTTGAGCCATCATCAGCCACCTATAGACTCTACTGGATCTCCTCATGTTTCCAGTACGGGGCCTAGTTCTGTCTGTCAACCTGGGCCAAGTTCTGTCCCTGTCACAGATGTCTACGGTCAAGAGTCTGGTACAATCTCGATGTTCTTCAAAGGGAGTGATGTGGAAAACGAGGAAACGCTTGCTGATGAGaggaataaaacattaaatggtGTTGCTGGATCTTTTCAGAATAACAGCAACCCACCATCTCATAGTAGTCATTCAGATCTGACTGTCGATTACCATGGAGTGTCTGTTCCAGATCATTCACGCCTTCCCTATATGAATGAAAGCAGTCATCCTTTACAGGGGCACATCCAGAAGCTCCCAGATAATGACTTTGACCACGTGGAAAATTTGGAGTGTGTTCCAAACCAGGAAGTTTTACCCAACGAATTCAGCAgcggtgctgctgctgctattgCTGCATGTAACCCAGTTGACCAGTTTGAAACAGGACCCAACCTGGAAACTCCGGATTCAGTCCCAAGACCAATGAGATCTGCGAGTGTGTCATCCAACTACAGCAATTTGAGCCATGGAAGTGGAACCGACCCCCGTCGGCACCAGGGAGTCGAAGGTACCTTTATTCAGCAGGAAAGCCCTCGTCTCGCCGATAATCCTAATACCtcttctgctgctgccgctgctgctgctgccggaGGCTACTTTGAGCAGATAGATACATCTCCAAGTGGTGATGTAGGAGTGCAAGGTTCAGTAGAGCATATGTGGCACCCCACGCCTAGCCCACCAAAACCAACTGGGATTTTCCAAGCAAGCGCTAACAGCTCTTTTGAACCCGTACGTTCACATGGTGTTGGAGTGCGTCCTGCTGAAGTCGATAGGGCTAAAATGGTTGCTGAAGGAGGTTCTGATTCCATATCTGGTAACTTGGAGCAACCGCCAGACAATATGGAGAACATTTATGGGCCAGGACAAGCTTCAGCTTCTGCTCCCGGCGATGTATTATCCAGTCAAACACACTCAGTGGTGCATCCTCATTCTCGACCTTCCTCTCGTGCTTTTGGGGCCAATCGGCCCTGCGAGAGTCCGGCCACTACTCTGTGGGCTCAGAACGACCCTACGAGCTTGGGTACCAATATCCTCCTCGCCCCTGCAGCCCCCCCAGTTTTGGCCCCATTAAGAGAACCCAGTGCTGACGTCATCCAGCCACCAGAGGATTGTCCGCTGGACCTACAGGCCTCGCAGAGAGTTCAGACAGCTTCTCAGCAGCATTCAGAGAACCTAGAAAACCCACCAAAGGTGAGTGATGCAGAGCCAGCTGACTCTCAAAGCGGCCTGGGTTACGCATCTCTGCTCGTGTCTGGCTCACTTCATCAGCCCGTTTTAATTGCCCCGCCTGTATCCAATTACAGCGTGATTCCCCCCAGCATTCCTACTCCGTCATCCACTCAGACTAATCATGGAGAAGTTGTGTCCCCTGAAAGACCTCCCGCACAAGGGCTTGGTGCCAGTATCTCTCTACCATCAGCCCTATCTTCTAAGCAAAATCCGCTCTTTTCTTCTGGGTCCGCGGCTTTCTGTTCCTCCGCTCCTAATCAGGGTCCGCTCAATCTGACTCGAGACAAAACAGTTGGAGCAACTTCAGAAATCACAACTCCACCACTCTCTCAACCTGTTCACCCTCCTCTTTCAAGGGGCCAATCATTGGGGGCAGAAAGCCATTCTACTGTTAATTCACAGCCCGTTTCTCTCGTGACTGCTTCTGTCTCTAATCATAATCAGACATTAAACTACGAACTGCTTGATTTTTCTATGCACCAATCACATGGTCAGAGCCAGGCGTACGGCCAGCCGTCGTCTTTGCATGAGTCGTCACAGTCTAGTAATGGATTTTACCTGCAGGTCACCAAGGATGCTCAGCAGGGAGTAAGAGACGGAGGGAATCTCTCTATCCAGACAGTAATTTCTACATCCACCTCACAAGCTCCACCAGGACCGcctccagctgctccaaacaCTCAGCAGACGCAAAGTGAACCTCCTAAGACATCCAATTCTCAAGTTGCATTGCAGGGACAGAGGGATGCTCCTGCTGTTCCTGTCAGTGGAGCCCAACCTTCTCAAGGTCAATATTCAACTCCGGCACAAGGACCTGCTGGAGGGAatgctcctcctcctgctgctcctgggGTGTGCCCCCCAGGCACGCAGGGGGCCGTACCTCAGGGGGATTCCCAAGCAGTTCCAGCTGAAGCTCCCCGACCACCCTCCTCTGCAGGCAGCCATCAAGGCTACGtgcatcctcctcctcctcctggttctgggcAGATGTACAGCAGCTACTATGGAAACTATGGAGAATACGCAGATAGCAGAGGACAGTATCCTCCAGGCCAGTATCCACCTCCACCTGGAGATCCGAGAATGCAGCAGTATTACCAA GATGCAAACTACCGAGGCAGAGGAGACCCTTGGTATGGCAGATATGACGGGCAGAACCCAGGTTACCGTGATCCAAACTACCAATATAGAGAACCACAGTCTGATCGACCCAGCTCAAGGACTAGTCAGTACTCGGACCGGCCTTCATCCAG GCAAGGTTATTCTGAAGATTACCAACGGCAAAACCGAAGTGCCTACGGTGAATATTATGCAGATTACCCCAAGCACTATGATTATAGAG gatACAACTATGGACAGTATGACCAGCGATACAGAGGATACTATGATCAATCCTATTGGTCTTATTACAATGACGCATACAGAAACGGCTACTATAATCAGCAGTATCCGTCCAG GAAAGATGGCTACGACGACCAATGGCAGTACTATCCCGGATATGATCGCAGTTTTGACGACGACAACGTGCGCGGGAGAGATCCTTACGGCGACGACTTTGACCGGCGCAGCGTGCATAGCGAGCGGTCGGCACACAGTGTGCACAGCTCCACCAGTCATCACAGCAGACGAAGCAGCTTCAGTTCACGGTCACAGCAG AGCCAGGTGTACAGGAGCCAGCCTGACTTGGTGTCTGCAGTTTATGACACAACACAATCCACTCTCCCTGTTGACTACTCTTATGGCCAGTATCCAAATCAAACGGACGCTACTCAGAACTACAGCCAGTACATGTATCCCTCAGAGTACACTGCGGACAGTACCTGGATTGCACCAGAGCAAC CTCCCCCTCGTCCTGCAACCCCAGAAAAGTTTACCATGCCCCATCGTTGTGCTCGCTTTGGACCTGGAGGTCATCTGATCCAAGTCCTGCCCAATCTGCCCTCAGCTGGGCAGCCTGCTCTGGTTGAGATCCACAACATGGAG ACGATGCTGCAGGACACCGCAGATCAGGCTGAGCTGCGAGGTTTCCCTGGACCTCTAATTAA GGAGGAGACCCACAAGGTTGATGTGATAAAATTCTCTCAAAACAAAGCAATGGAGTGCTCCCGTGACAACAACTTGCTGGACAGAGACTCTGCCCGCCTGCTCTGGGATTTCATTGTATTGCTTTGTAGACAGAATGGG ACTGTGGTCGGCACAGACATCGCTGACCTCCTGCTGAAGGAGCATCGCTCTGTCTGGCTGCCTGGCAAGAGTCCCAACGAAGCCAACTTGATTGATTTCAACAATGAACCTCTTGCACGAGCGGAAGAGGAGCCTGGAGCTGGACCGCTCTCCCTTCTGTCCGACACTTTCATGATTGTCCCGGAGAACATCGGCAAGGAAACGGAGCGCTTCAGAGAGCTGCTTCTGTTTGGGCGCAAAAAG GATGCACTTGAAGCAGCCATGAAAGGAGGTCTCTGGGGTCACGCCCTGCTGTTGGCTAGTAAGATGGACAACAGGACACATGCACGTGTCATGACAAG gttTGCCAATAGTTTGCCCATGAATGACCCTCTCCAAACAATGTACCAGCTGATGTCAGGGAGAATGCCTGCTTCAGCCACG TGCTGTGGAGAGGAGAAGTGGGGTGACTGGCGCCCCCATCTGGCCATGGTCCTCTCAAACCTAACACACAATATGGACTTGGACACTCGCACTATCACCACTATGGGTGACACTCTGG CTTCTAAAGGGCTGACTGACgctgctcacttctgctaccTGATGGCCCAAGTTGGCCTGGGGGTTTACACCAAGAAGAGCACCAAGTTGGTGTTGCTTGGATCCAACCACAG TTTGGCCTTTAATCAGTTTGCCACCAATGAAGCAATCCAGAGGACAGAGGCATATGAGTACGCTCAATCTCTGGGCTCCCAGCCTTGCTCACTGCCCAACTTCCAG GTGTTTAAACTAATCTATGCATGCCGACTGGCTGAATCAGGCCTGTCTGCCCAAGCTTTTCATTACTGTGAAGTTATCGCAAAGACGGTTCTTATGCATGCTTCCTACTACTCCCCTGTGTTCATCAGCCAGATCATACAG ATGTCAGAAAAGTTGCGGTTCTTTGATCCGCAACTAAAGGAAAGACCTGAGCAGGAGCTGTTCATTGAGCCTGAATGGCTGATTCGCCTCAAACAGCTGGATGGACAGATCAGG ACTGGTGTGATTACATACAACAGGGACAGAAGTACTCCTGCACAGTTTGATTGCATCAGCGAAAGTTCAGACTTGGAGCCCCAGAGTCCACCTGAACCTTACAGCATGCATCTGGAAGTGGACGGCCAGGCCCCCGACAACCAGCTCATGAGCTCATTAATGCCTGGGCCTCAACCGCAGGCAGTACAGTTGATGCCTCcag CTCCCTCCTCCATTCTCCATGAGGGGGTGGCTCCAGCTCAGCTCCCACCCTCAAGCGATGTGCCCCAGTTCTACCCCGTATCCCCCAGTGGACCACCGGGCCAAATCCCCATGCCTGGATTCCCTCCACAGGATCCTGGCGTCGCCCACCCCCCCTTCCACCATCAACATGAGCAGGCCTATCTCGGAGCCCACCAGCAATTTGTTCCCTCACCACAAGAGGGCCAAATGTCGCCTCACATGTTTCCCTCACAGGTGCCACATTCACCTGTTCAAATGACTCACCCACCTTTTCAGATGCCCCAGCACATGCCTCCCTCTCCTGGATATATGGCCCCCATGGAGCAGCCGCCCCCACCCCACCCGGAGATGCATCCCACACATCCAATATCATCCTCCCCACGCAGAAGCTCCTTCACACCTCAGATGGACTTGTATGACCACATGGCTATCATG GGTCCGAGGAGATCACGAACAACTTCACAATCTTCAATGCATTTG ccatCTGGACGCAGCTCTCGCAGGGCCTCTGAATCTTCCACTCACTCCGGTGGAAGAGAGCGGAGCAACTCTGCTGTAAAACAGGCCTCTCCACCTCCGCCCTCGATTCCCGAACAGCCACGCAAAGAGGAGGCCAGGAAAGCCAAGAAGGATTCTCCAGAAAAG AGTAAAGGCTGGTCATTTTGGCCCTTTGGGAAGAGAAAAAATGAGGCTCACTTGCCAGATGATAAAAATCCTTCT ATTGTTtgggatgaaaagaaaaatagatggGTTGACTTGAATGAGCCTGAAGAAGAG agtaagcctcctcctccacctccaaccGGTTTTCCCAAGATGCCTCAGATGCCTGGTCCTGGGGGGCCCACTGCCCCTCCGGGTGCTGGGTCTGCCGTCAACATGTTTTCCAGAAAAGCAG GCACTAGGAGCAGATATGTGGACGTTCTGAACCCAAGCGGAACAGCTAAGCCGAGTGGAGTGGCCCCGGCTCCTGTGGACCTATTTGCTCCTTTGGCCCCCATGCCCATGCCTGCTAACCTGTTTGTGCCTAGTTCAG CTCCCAGTGACCAGCAGCCTCGGGAAGGCAGTGAAGGTGGAAATCAAGAGCAGAATTCACCAAGCAGCAGCGCTCCTCCACAG GTGTTCAACCCCACGCTGTTACCACCAGCCCCAGAAGGTCCTCCTGTTCCAGATGGGTCACAGTCAGGAGAG CTGTCACGTTCTAGCTCAATGAGTTCTTTATCACGCGAAGTGAGTCAGCATTTAAACCAG AGTCATCCCAACCAGGGGACTACACCCGCAGGAGGTGTCACTTTTTATAACCCTACGCAGTTTTCACAG ACAAGTGCACCATCGGGAGGGGGACAACGGTCTAGCCGGTTGGGCCAGCGCCAGTACCCAGTGTATAAGTAA